From a single Drosophila sulfurigaster albostrigata strain 15112-1811.04 chromosome 3, ASM2355843v2, whole genome shotgun sequence genomic region:
- the LOC133842558 gene encoding uncharacterized protein LOC133842558, whose protein sequence is MPCESCGVEFTVFRRKRSCFDCRRYYCNNCLTVTTTRRCQRCAIFAQRPLLRTDLLKLKPKDLIFYLQSKHISTEGCLEKEELVGLVLAHVAQTDRAGRAPPNHSPGRGQANPMDSLKQTCQNFFTNLSDNISDSFASFDTKSSAKSTANNSRANSRHASHDNGDYAPSAPPPPPTHIFEQPRVSTRELPTYASAANARTQATATRSSSVETAHVHVSPSTSSTRTTTSPTATEERRSAPVPATLPVRSINNNSAAHAADDSECECSDDEIMQTFSERASNKNSENSSRPLDTDAEMTTGGSAGLGATIAAATPATTNTSPGYSKQGSLSSKVDACGAESSQSSFEELGAIGGISDESKAATDTNSSNLDQWQLLDQIAPNGSNQLPQAPAAAVAAADADAATEEILEVTLRNEPGETPNIEQRTVTTMPPQLPQRVKKVTRRRSEGYLNRRHHSSDDESPVGSNAPVLSTLSEQPEPGPASSSCSRCGKNKTNIRRHVEKMRRHLENSQMSEEDIKRELKEFLTYLEQRTKSLDCSEADSHVVSPLSGAEAGSIAAGGRGSGMPITPTIEFSPTQDDDGPWDDDEGIHVYAAPLGYEPANGIDSRFVNLEDFEDLKDLENLTVKQLKEVLMLHRVDFKGCCEKHELLDRVERLWKTMRTAPAVEKLATDELCKICMDAPIECVFLECGHMATCTNCGKVLPECPICRQYIVRVVRFFRA, encoded by the exons ATGCCCTGCGAGAGCTGTGGCGTTGAATTCACGGTATTTCGCCGCAAACGCAGTTGCTTCGATTGCAG GCGATATTACTGCAACAACTGTTTGACTGTGACGACAACACGACGCTGCCAACGATGTGCAATATTTGCTCAGCGGCCGCTGCTGCGAACCGATCTGCTGAAACTGAAGCCAAAAGATTTGATATTCTATTTGCAATCCAAACACATTTCCACTGAAGGCTGCCTGG AGAAGGAGGAGCTGGTCGGTCTGGTGCTGGCGCATGTCGCCCAAACGGATCGTGCTGGACGAGCGCCGCCCAATCATAGTCCGGGGCGTGGCCAAGCCAATCCCATGGACAGTCTGAAGCAAACGTGCCAAAATTTCTTCACCAATCTGAGTGACAATATCAGTGATTCCTTTGCCTCCTTCGACACAAAGTCCAGTGCGAAATCCACAGCGAACAACAGTCGCGCCAACAGTCGGCATGCCTCCCACGACAACGGTGACTATGCGCCGTCGGctccaccgccgccgcccACGCACATCTTTGAGCAGCCACGCGTCTCAACCCGTGAGTTGCCCACGTATGCGAGCGCAGCGAACGCCCGAACGCAAGCGACGGCAACGCGAAGCAGCTCCGTGGAGACGGCGCATGTCCATGTGAGTCCATCGACCTCATCGACGCGCACAACAACGTCGCCAACGGCAACGGAGGAGCGTCGATCGGCGCCGGTGCCCGCCACATTGCCAGTTAGGTCAATTAACAATAATAGTGCTGCCCATGCCGCCGATGACTCCGAGTGCGAGTGCTCCGATGATGAGATTATGCAAACGTTCAGCGAGCGTGCATCAAATAAGAACAGCGAGAACAGCAGTCGTCCATTGGACACAGATGCCGAGATGACGACGGGTGGCTCTGCGGGATTGGGTGCGACAATAGCGGCTGCAACGCCAGCCACAACGAACACCAGTCCGGGTTACTCCAAGCAGGGATCGCTTAGCTCCAAAGTCGATGCATGTGGTGCGGAGTCTTCGCAGTCCAGCTTCGAGGAACTGGGCGCCATTGGGGGCATCTCGGACGAGAGCAAGGCAGCAACGGAtacgaacagcagcaacttggATCAATGGCAGCTACTCGATCAAATTGCTCCCAATGGCAGCAATCAACTGCCACAGGCTCCTGCTGCAGCTGTAGCCGCTGCCGATGCTGATGCAGCCACCGAGGAGATTCTGGAGGTGACGCTGCGCAATGAGCCGGGCGAGACACCAAATATTGAGCAGCGTACGGTCACGACGATGCCACCGCAGTTGCCACAGCGCGTGAAAAAGGTAACCAGACGACGTTCGGAGGGTTATCTGAATCGACGACATCACTCGAGCGATGATGAATCACCCGTGGGGTCCAATGCTCCAGTGCTGAGCACATTGAGTGAGCAACCGGAGCCAGGTCCTGCCTCCAGCAGTTGTTCGCGTTGTGGCAAGAATAAGACCAATATACGCAGGCATGTGGAGAAGATGCGACGACATCTGGAGAACTCACAAATGTCCGAGGAGGATATCAAGCGGGAGCTGAAAGAGTTTCTCACGTATCTGGAGCAGCGCACCAAGTCCTTGGACTGCTCCGAGGCCGATAGTCATGTCGTTTCACCGCTGAGCGGTGCCGAAGCGGGCAGCATTGCTGCTGGTGGTCGAGGCTCTGGAATGCCCATCACACCGACCATTGAGTTCTCACCGACGCAGGACGACGATGGGCCCTGGGACGATGATGAAGGCATTCATGTGTATGCGGCGCCACTTGGCTATGAGCCAGCCAATGGCATTGATTCACGCTTCGTAAACTTGGAAGACTTTGAGGACCT AAAAGACTTGGAAAACTTAACGGTAAAACAATTAAAGGAAGTACTGATGTTGCATCGTGTTGACTTCAAAGGCTGCTGCGAGAAGCACGAGCTGCTCGATCGCGTCGAAAGGCTGTGGAAAACAATGCGCACTGCTCCAG CTGTTGAGAAACTTGCCACTGATGAGCTGTGTAAGATATGCATGGATGCTCCGATTGAATGCGTGTTCTTGGAATGCGGACATATGGCGACATGCACCAACTGTGGAAAAGTGCTACCCGAGTGCCCGATTTGCCGACAATACATTGTACGAGTTGTAAGATTCTTTAGGGCGTAA
- the LOC133842561 gene encoding DCN1-like protein 3: MGNCLKCFQSSSAAPTLPTTTTTTTTTSCSSPNALHTNANSCQAATSIGNCYEIVGPNSNERYALYNDRSRETDELLSSRTPLKPANNCDTKRNSFKSLGLLNGSAPTMSEIITTAVKESMEVSHQTLNKLFDVYKDPDDEDMILTDGIERLCNDLNYQPDEFAILVLAWCLDASQMCRFTKTEFIEGLHKMRADTIANIRLRLEQTIEMLKVDAEMFKQLYRFTFRFGLEPDQRVLSLEMAIDLWKLVFTVQTPDLFSNWVNFLEKHPNIRRIPKDTWNMYLNFTEQCDIDNYDDTEAWPSLFDDFVDYEKNRKLEVAVHDDDNNNDDPLQSHVKSGCETTRHVS; the protein is encoded by the exons ATGGGCAATTGCCTGAAATGCTTCCAGTCCTCGTCTGCCGCACCAACGTTgccaacaaccacaacaacaacaacaacaaccagctgCTCATCTCCAAACGCATTGCACACAAACGCCAATAGCTGCCAAGCGGCCACCAGCATTGGCAACTGCTACGAAATTGTTGGGCCCAATTCAAATGAACGTTACGCCCTTTACAACGACAGGTCACGCG AAACCGATGAATTGCTCTCTTCTCGAACTCCACTCAAGCCAGCAAACAATTGTGATACTAAGCGTAATAGTTTTAAGTCCTTAGGCTTGCTTAATGGAAGTGCGCCCACCATGAGCGAAATTATAACAACTG CGGTCAAGGAATCAATGGAGGTGTCACATCAAACGCTTAACAAACTCTTTGATGTCTACAAAGATCCTGACGATGAAGATATGATACTCACTGATGGCATTGAGCGTTTGTGCAACGATCTTAACTATCAGCCCGATGAGTTTGCAATACTTGTGCTTGCCTGGTGCCTGGATGCCTCACAGATGTGCCGCTTTACCAAAACCGAATTCATTGAAGGACTGCACAAAATGCGGGCGGACACAATTGCCAACATACGCCTGAGACTTGAACAGACTATTGAGATGCTGAAGGTGGATGCGGAGATGTTCAAGCAGCTCTATCGTTTTACCTTTCG ATTTGGCTTGGAGCCCGATCAGCGGGTCTTGTCGCTGGAAATGGCAATCGATTTGTGGAAACTTGTGTTCACTGTACAAACACCTGATCTCTTTTCAAACTGGGTAAACTTCCTCGAAAAGCATCCGAACATACGCCGCATACCCAAGGATACATGGAACATGTACCTCAATTTTACCGAACAATGTGATATAGACAATTACGATGATACCGAAGCGTGGCCAAGTCTCTTCGATGACTTTGTCGACTATGAGAAGAATCGTAAGCTGGAAGTGGCCGTGCACgatgatgacaacaacaatgacgatCCATTACAGAGCCATGTCAAATCCGGCTGCGAAACAACGCGTCACGTGTCATAG
- the LOC133842559 gene encoding ankyrin repeat and SAM domain-containing protein 4B → MSSDRFHKAAKDGLIDVLKEATRKDANAKDDDSMTPVMWAAFEGRLDALRLLCGRGGDPDKCDQFGNTALHLAAAKGHLHCVDFLIKFGVNIYALDIDRHNAKDLAAINNRDEILRYLDGAAANFETNEKKKAKALKELAEKECEKRVKEYMKRQQQQRQGHGDYSDPKPSSAQTLTSSKSSNMLSTLKQKIWSSQGNLNKTPKEQPAAAAVAPPQPPRSGAKFSDLVGSGSSSSGGSTIASRMGTVQKKPSLLQPAAKSHQHSSACPHAAAANDGGFKVRELEPDGKRTITSLTGLQRDSEVLYVGTFSSTEESIGKRGKIADVFEVDDGTMERETSRLGYSTALSRSFSQPDILGDTQLTQELNEELVLQRPVGLFDRPTMLGSIAFRRSVTAALSQLQLQTDCVDSMSGSTMRNAANSNSNNSNNKSRNGGNKARLYLNLSDESDSEGDGDDIYSDEDEDQEVTASALQRFLTVWALDEYLPVFQKQQIDLETLMLLTEADLKSLGLPLGPFRKLTFAIQERRNALANPGPMVDSRL, encoded by the exons atGTCTTCAGATCGATTTCACAA AGCGGCCAAGGATGGACTGATCGATGTGCTGAAGGAGGCGACACGCAAGGATGCCAATGCCAAGGACGATGATTCAATGACTCCCGTAATGTGGGCGGCGTTCGAGGGACGCCTCGACGCTCTTCGTTTGCTGTGTGGCAGAGG TGGGGATCCCGATAAGTGTGATCAGTTTGGCAATACGGCACTGCACTTGGCCGCTGCCAAGGGTCATTTGCACTGCGTCGATTTTCTGATCAAGTTTGGTGTCAACATTTATGCCCTTGACATTGATCGGCACAATGCCAAGGATCTGGCGGCCATCAACAATCGGGATGAGATCTTGCGCTATTTGGACGGTGCCGCGGCCAACTTCGAAACTAATGAAAA AAAAAAGGCGAAGGCGCTAAAGGAGCTGGCTGAAAAGGAGTGCGAAAAGCGTGTGAAAGAATACATgaaacgacagcagcagcagcgccaagGACACGGCGATTACAGCGATCCAAAGCCGAGCAGTGCTCAAACGTTAACGAGCAGCAAGTCCAGCAATATGCTTTCGACACTTAAGCAAAAGATCTGGTCCAGCCAGGGAAATCTGAATAAAACCCCCAAGgaacagccagcagcagctgctgttgcgccTCCGCAGCCACCACGAAGTGGAGCCAAGTTCAGTGATCTGGTGGGCAgtggaagcagcagcagcggtggctCTACAATTGCCAGTCGCATGGGTACAGTTCAAAAGAAGCCGTCACTACTACAACCAGCAGCCAAGAGCCATCAACACTCCAGCGCATGTCCACATGCGGCGGCAGCTAATGATGGTGGCTTCAAGGTGCGTGAACTTGAGCCGGATGGCAAAAGAACAATCACATCGCTGACGGGATTGCAACGAGACTCGGAGGTGCTCTATGTGGGCACATTTAGTTCAACGGAAGAGAGTATTGGCAAGCGTGGAAAGATCGCCGATGTCTTCGAGGTGGACGACGGCACAATGGAGCGCGAAACCAGTCGATTGGGTTATAGCACCGCGTTGTCGCGCAGCTTTTCCCAGCCGGATATACTTGGCGATACACAGCTGACGCAAGAACTAAACGAAGAGTTGGTGCTGCAGCGTCCAGTGGGTCTCTTTGATCGCCCCACAATGCTGGGCAGCATTGCATTTAGACGCTCGGTGACGGCCGCGTTGAgtcagctgcaattgcaaactGATTGTGTGGACAGTATGTCCGGTTCCACAATGCGAAATgctgccaacagcaacagtaataatagcaataataagTCGCGAAACGGAGGAAATAAGGCGCGTTTGTATTTGAATCTGTCCGATGAATCGGACTCGGAAGGTGATGGCGATGACATTTACAGCGACGAAGATGAGGATCAGGAAGTAACGGCCAGTGCGCTGCAGCGATTCCTCACCGTCTGGGCATTGGATGAGTACCTGCCAGT TTTTCAGAAGCAGCAAATCGATTTGGAGACATTGATGCTGCTCACAGAGGCGGATTTGAAGAGTCTAGGTTTACCCCTGGGACCTTTTCGCAAGCTAACCTTTGCGATACAGGAACGACGCAATGCTCTCGCCAATCCCGGACCCATGGTCGACAGTAGACTGTAG